One part of the Anaeromyxobacter sp. Fw109-5 genome encodes these proteins:
- a CDS encoding 3-hydroxyacyl-CoA dehydrogenase/enoyl-CoA hydratase family protein → MERIDRVAVLGAGVMGSTIAAHLANAGFRVLLLDVVPKEPSEEERAAGLGLGDRAVRDRIAAAGRAGLERLKPAPLYLPEHAGRIEVGNLEDDLPRLRDRDWVIEVVVEDLAVKQQLLGRVAAHLRPDAVLSTNTSGLSVNALAESLPEPLRPRLLVTHFFNPPRYMRLVELVSSRFTDRAVAARMAELLRVRLGKGVVSAKDTPNFVANRIGVFSLCNALHHMVELGLTVEEVDAVAGPATARPRSAVFRTADLVGLDTLAHVARNSYELLPHDERRDTFVLPEFVARMVARGLLGDKAKGGFFRKTSGAEGSQVLFFDHRTGEYLPARKPRFASVEAARGIDDPARRLRAVLAGTDPAADFAWRSLRDTLLYAFARVPEIADDVVNVDAAMRWGFGWELGPFEMMDAIGVAEVVRRAQADGVPVPAALHGVPSFYSEEGGRRRYVDLAHGEGWQDVPRPPDHLDLEVLARSGGVVERNAGASVLDLGDGVFCLEFHTKMNALGDEVLAMVHRALRRAEAEGRGLVVANQGQAFSAGANLMLVAMAIAEGAYDEIDLTVRAFQKAMMAVKCAAVPVVAAPHGLALGGGCELCLHATALNPLAETYMGLVEVGVGLLPAGGGTKELALRAVRLAERYETDVSPFLFKHFEAIATAKVSGSADELRGMGLLRAGDGVTLGPDRLIHDAKQRAIALAANHRPQAPATALRAPGRGVAASLATRLWNLRMGGFITEYEEQLGRTIAGVITGGDVPAGTPVTEQWLLDLEREAFLRLCGERKTLERIRHMLKKGKPLRN, encoded by the coding sequence ATGGAACGGATCGACAGGGTGGCGGTGCTCGGGGCGGGGGTGATGGGCTCGACGATCGCCGCCCACCTCGCGAACGCCGGGTTCCGCGTGCTCCTCCTGGACGTCGTCCCGAAGGAGCCGAGCGAGGAAGAGCGCGCGGCGGGGCTGGGCCTCGGCGATCGCGCGGTCCGCGATCGGATCGCGGCCGCGGGGCGCGCCGGGCTGGAGAGGCTGAAGCCGGCGCCGCTGTACCTGCCGGAGCACGCGGGGAGGATCGAGGTCGGCAACCTCGAGGACGATCTCCCTCGCCTCCGCGACCGCGACTGGGTGATCGAGGTGGTCGTCGAGGACCTGGCCGTGAAGCAGCAGCTCCTCGGGCGCGTCGCGGCGCACCTCCGGCCGGACGCGGTGCTCTCGACCAACACGAGCGGGCTCTCGGTGAACGCGCTCGCCGAGTCGCTCCCAGAGCCGCTCCGGCCCAGGCTGCTCGTCACCCACTTCTTCAACCCGCCGCGCTACATGCGGCTCGTGGAGCTCGTCTCGAGCCGCTTCACCGATCGGGCGGTCGCGGCGCGCATGGCGGAGCTCCTCCGCGTCCGGCTGGGGAAGGGGGTCGTGAGCGCCAAGGACACCCCGAACTTCGTGGCGAACCGCATCGGCGTGTTCTCCCTCTGCAACGCCCTCCACCACATGGTCGAGCTCGGCCTGACGGTGGAGGAGGTGGACGCGGTCGCCGGACCCGCCACCGCACGCCCGCGGAGCGCGGTCTTCCGCACCGCCGATCTCGTGGGGCTCGACACGCTCGCGCACGTGGCGCGGAACTCGTACGAGCTGCTGCCCCACGACGAGCGGCGCGACACCTTCGTCCTGCCCGAGTTCGTCGCCCGCATGGTCGCGCGGGGCCTCCTCGGCGACAAGGCGAAGGGCGGCTTCTTCAGGAAGACGAGCGGCGCGGAGGGTTCCCAGGTCCTCTTCTTCGATCACCGCACCGGCGAGTACCTCCCGGCGAGGAAGCCCCGGTTCGCCTCCGTCGAGGCCGCCAGGGGGATCGACGACCCGGCGAGGCGGCTCCGGGCCGTCCTCGCCGGCACCGACCCGGCGGCGGACTTCGCCTGGCGGAGCCTGCGCGACACGCTCCTGTACGCCTTCGCGCGGGTCCCCGAGATCGCGGACGACGTGGTCAACGTGGACGCCGCGATGCGCTGGGGCTTCGGCTGGGAGCTCGGGCCGTTCGAGATGATGGACGCCATCGGCGTCGCCGAGGTCGTGCGCCGGGCGCAGGCGGACGGCGTCCCCGTCCCGGCCGCGCTCCACGGCGTGCCCTCGTTCTACTCGGAGGAGGGCGGGCGGCGGCGGTACGTGGACCTCGCGCACGGCGAGGGCTGGCAGGACGTGCCACGCCCGCCGGACCACCTCGACCTCGAGGTCCTCGCGAGGTCGGGCGGGGTGGTCGAGCGGAACGCGGGCGCGTCGGTGCTGGACCTCGGCGACGGCGTCTTCTGCCTCGAGTTCCACACCAAGATGAACGCCCTCGGCGACGAGGTGCTCGCCATGGTGCACCGGGCGCTCCGCCGCGCCGAGGCCGAAGGGCGCGGGCTCGTCGTCGCCAACCAGGGCCAGGCCTTCTCGGCGGGGGCCAACCTGATGCTCGTCGCCATGGCCATCGCCGAGGGGGCGTACGACGAGATCGACCTCACCGTGCGGGCCTTCCAGAAGGCGATGATGGCGGTGAAGTGCGCGGCGGTGCCGGTCGTCGCCGCGCCGCACGGGCTGGCCCTCGGCGGCGGCTGCGAGCTCTGCCTGCACGCCACCGCGCTGAACCCGCTCGCCGAGACGTACATGGGGCTCGTCGAGGTCGGCGTCGGGCTCCTGCCCGCCGGCGGGGGCACGAAGGAGCTGGCGCTCCGGGCGGTGCGGCTCGCCGAGCGATACGAGACCGACGTCTCGCCCTTCCTCTTCAAGCACTTCGAGGCCATCGCCACCGCGAAGGTGAGCGGCTCGGCCGACGAGCTGCGCGGGATGGGGCTCCTCCGGGCCGGCGACGGGGTGACGCTCGGCCCCGACCGCCTGATCCACGACGCGAAGCAGCGGGCCATCGCCCTCGCCGCGAACCACCGCCCGCAAGCGCCGGCCACCGCGCTCCGCGCGCCGGGGCGCGGGGTGGCGGCGAGCCTCGCCACGCGCCTCTGGAACCTGCGCATGGGCGGGTTCATCACCGAGTACGAGGAGCAGCTCGGTCGCACCATCGCCGGGGTCATCACCGGCGGCGACGTGCCGGCCGGGACCCCCGTCACCGAGCAGTGGTTGCTCGACCTCGAGCGGGAGGCGTTCCTCCGGCTCTGCGGCGAGCGGAAGACCCTCGAGCGGATCCGGCACATGCTGAAGAAGGGCAAGCCGCTGCGGAACTGA
- a CDS encoding methyl-accepting chemotaxis protein produces MTRFLGSFTVAAKLRLVVGASALALAALVGQAVRVLESRMLEEREAKVRAAVETVHGVLGEHARLVSEGRVTREEAQAAAILTIRALRYEGSEYFWVNDLAPRMIVHPIKPELDGKDLANEVDPSGKRLFMEFVDTARRRGAGVVAYLWPKPGSREPVRKISYVKLFEPWGWVVGSGVYLDDLEAATAHEAWRILGVALAIVAVLVLGAAIVIRSITGPLAGAIGVAERIARGDLREAVAVTRRDELGRLQAAMAAMAEKLAAVIAEVRAGAGALGGAAQQVAETSQLLSQGTGEQAASVEETSASLEEMNASISRNAEGARETASAATAGAGRAEEGGRAVAETVAAMKAITERISVVEEIAYQTNLLALNAAIEAARAGEHGRGFAVVAAEVRKLAERAQKAAKEIGTLAGSSVAVSERSATLIRELVPGIRSTAELVQEVAAASQEQAAGVEQVSRAMAVVDQTTQRNAAAAEELSSTAEELAAQAESLQRLVGFFQVRDELGSAPSSTAPADSTPKPLPPPSTRSRPLLEDGAGWTAWRGGAGPEPESRPLPKAGGARA; encoded by the coding sequence ATGACTCGGTTTCTGGGGAGCTTCACCGTGGCAGCGAAGCTGCGCCTCGTCGTCGGGGCGAGCGCCCTCGCGCTCGCCGCGCTCGTTGGGCAGGCGGTGCGGGTGCTCGAGTCGCGCATGCTCGAGGAGCGGGAGGCGAAGGTCCGCGCCGCGGTGGAGACGGTGCACGGCGTCCTGGGGGAGCACGCCCGCCTCGTCTCCGAGGGCCGGGTCACCCGGGAAGAGGCGCAGGCGGCCGCGATCCTCACCATCCGGGCGCTCCGCTACGAGGGGAGCGAGTACTTCTGGGTGAACGACCTCGCGCCGCGGATGATCGTCCACCCGATCAAGCCCGAGCTGGACGGGAAGGACCTCGCGAACGAGGTGGACCCCTCCGGCAAGCGGCTCTTCATGGAGTTCGTCGACACCGCGCGCCGGCGCGGGGCGGGCGTGGTCGCCTACCTCTGGCCCAAGCCGGGCTCGCGCGAGCCCGTCCGCAAGATCTCGTACGTGAAGCTGTTCGAGCCCTGGGGGTGGGTGGTCGGCTCGGGCGTCTACCTCGACGACCTGGAGGCGGCGACGGCCCACGAGGCGTGGCGGATCCTCGGCGTGGCGCTCGCCATCGTGGCGGTGCTGGTGCTCGGCGCGGCGATCGTGATCCGCAGCATCACCGGACCGCTCGCCGGGGCGATCGGCGTCGCGGAGCGGATCGCGCGGGGCGACCTGCGCGAGGCGGTGGCGGTCACGCGGCGCGACGAGCTCGGCCGCCTCCAGGCGGCGATGGCGGCCATGGCGGAGAAGCTCGCCGCCGTCATCGCCGAGGTGCGCGCGGGCGCGGGCGCGCTGGGGGGCGCCGCCCAGCAGGTGGCGGAGACCTCGCAGCTCCTGTCGCAGGGCACCGGCGAGCAGGCGGCGAGCGTGGAGGAGACGAGCGCGTCGCTCGAGGAGATGAACGCGTCGATCTCGCGCAACGCCGAGGGCGCGCGGGAGACCGCGTCCGCGGCCACCGCAGGGGCGGGCCGGGCGGAGGAGGGTGGGCGCGCGGTCGCCGAGACCGTCGCGGCCATGAAGGCGATCACCGAGCGGATCTCGGTCGTCGAGGAGATCGCCTACCAGACGAACCTCCTCGCGCTGAACGCCGCGATCGAGGCGGCGCGCGCCGGCGAGCACGGCCGGGGGTTCGCCGTCGTCGCGGCCGAGGTGCGCAAGCTCGCGGAGCGCGCGCAGAAGGCGGCGAAGGAGATCGGGACGCTCGCCGGGTCGAGCGTGGCGGTGTCGGAGCGCTCGGCCACGCTCATCCGCGAGCTCGTGCCGGGCATCCGGAGCACGGCGGAGCTCGTCCAGGAGGTGGCGGCGGCGTCCCAGGAGCAGGCGGCCGGCGTGGAGCAGGTCTCGCGGGCCATGGCGGTCGTGGACCAGACCACCCAGCGGAACGCCGCCGCTGCCGAGGAGCTCTCGTCCACGGCCGAGGAGCTGGCGGCGCAGGCCGAGTCGCTGCAGCGGCTGGTCGGGTTCTTCCAGGTGCGCGACGAGCTGGGCTCGGCGCCGAGCTCGACCGCGCCGGCCGACTCGACGCCGAAGCCGCTGCCTCCGCCCTCGACGAGGAGCCGCCCGCTCCTCGAGGACGGCGCCGGCTGGACGGCGTGGCGCGGCGGCGCCGGCCCGGAGCCGGAGTCCCGGCCGCTCCCGAAGGCGGGCGGCGCGCGCGCATGA
- a CDS encoding acyl-CoA dehydrogenase family protein: MAARLFKGAEYLISEATKDDVFTPEDFTEEQRQIARTAEQFVDEEVRPVLERLEHQEPGLAVALMRKAGEAGLLMIDAPEAYGGLALDKATSMLAAERMGAGGAFSVSYAAHSGIGTLPLVYYGTEAQKDRYLGKLVTGEWSAAYCLTEPEAGSDALGGKASATLSPDGRHYLLEGTKQFITNGSFADLFTVFARVDRKHFTAFLVERTTPGLTVGPEEKKLGIKGSSTTSVIFEGAQVPVENVLGEIGKGHKIAFNVLNVGRFKLGAAVTGAAKLALGTGAAYANARKQFGVPIARFGAIQEKVADLTAALFAAESLVYRLAGLIDDRLATIPKDTPGYYEAYQQGIEEYAIECAVAKVFCSEVLADVVDEVVQIHGGYGFIQEYPAEKYYRDERINRIFEGTNEINRLLVPGTILRRALKGELPLQREVAKAMDALLSPSLDDADPSRPFAAERAALGGLKRTFLVLAGAAVQRHQDALKDEQEVLLALADVAIQVFAIESALLRAERISPRLAESRRADVAAAVKVHTFAAVERLASAARRAAFYVAEGDTLAALLGGVRRFTRYDATGLLPAKRRLAAATLEIERYPF; encoded by the coding sequence ATGGCGGCGAGACTCTTCAAGGGCGCGGAGTACCTCATCTCCGAGGCGACGAAGGACGACGTCTTCACGCCGGAGGACTTCACCGAGGAGCAGCGGCAGATCGCGCGCACGGCGGAGCAGTTCGTGGACGAGGAGGTGAGGCCGGTCCTCGAGCGGCTCGAGCACCAGGAGCCGGGCCTGGCGGTCGCCCTCATGCGCAAGGCGGGCGAGGCGGGGCTGCTCATGATCGACGCGCCGGAGGCGTACGGTGGCCTCGCGCTCGACAAGGCCACGAGCATGCTCGCCGCGGAGCGGATGGGCGCCGGCGGCGCGTTCTCGGTGTCCTACGCGGCCCACAGCGGCATCGGCACGCTCCCGCTCGTGTACTACGGCACGGAGGCCCAGAAGGATCGCTACCTCGGGAAGCTGGTCACGGGGGAGTGGAGCGCCGCGTACTGCCTCACCGAGCCGGAGGCGGGGAGCGACGCGCTCGGCGGCAAGGCGAGCGCGACGCTCTCGCCCGACGGGAGGCACTACCTCCTCGAGGGCACGAAGCAGTTCATCACCAACGGCAGCTTCGCCGATCTGTTCACCGTGTTCGCGCGCGTGGACCGGAAGCACTTCACCGCGTTCCTGGTGGAGCGGACCACGCCGGGCCTCACCGTGGGCCCGGAGGAGAAGAAGCTCGGCATCAAGGGCTCCTCCACGACCTCGGTGATCTTCGAGGGCGCGCAGGTGCCGGTCGAGAACGTGCTCGGCGAGATCGGCAAGGGGCACAAGATCGCGTTCAACGTCCTCAACGTCGGCCGCTTCAAGCTCGGGGCGGCCGTGACCGGCGCGGCGAAGCTCGCGCTCGGGACGGGCGCGGCCTACGCGAACGCCCGCAAGCAGTTCGGCGTCCCCATCGCGCGCTTCGGGGCCATCCAGGAGAAGGTCGCGGACCTCACCGCCGCCCTCTTCGCCGCCGAGTCCCTCGTCTACCGGCTCGCCGGCCTCATCGACGACCGGCTCGCGACGATCCCGAAGGACACCCCGGGCTATTACGAGGCCTACCAGCAGGGCATCGAGGAGTACGCGATCGAGTGCGCCGTCGCGAAGGTGTTCTGCAGCGAGGTGCTCGCCGACGTGGTGGACGAGGTGGTGCAGATCCACGGGGGCTACGGGTTCATCCAGGAGTACCCGGCCGAGAAGTACTACCGAGACGAGCGCATCAACCGGATCTTCGAGGGCACGAACGAGATCAACCGCCTGCTCGTGCCCGGCACGATCCTGCGCCGCGCGCTGAAGGGGGAGCTCCCGCTGCAGCGCGAGGTGGCGAAGGCGATGGACGCGCTCCTCTCGCCCTCGCTCGACGACGCCGATCCGTCCCGGCCGTTCGCGGCGGAGCGGGCGGCCCTCGGCGGGCTGAAGCGGACGTTCCTCGTCCTGGCGGGCGCCGCGGTCCAACGGCACCAGGACGCGCTCAAGGACGAGCAGGAGGTGCTGCTCGCGCTCGCGGACGTGGCCATCCAGGTCTTCGCCATCGAGAGCGCGCTGCTGCGCGCCGAGAGGATCTCGCCGCGCCTCGCCGAGTCGCGCCGGGCGGACGTCGCGGCGGCGGTGAAGGTCCACACGTTCGCGGCGGTGGAGCGGCTCGCCTCGGCCGCGCGCCGCGCCGCGTTCTACGTCGCCGAGGGCGACACGCTCGCCGCGCTGCTCGGCGGCGTCCGCCGCTTCACCCGGTACGACGCCACCGGGCTGCTCCCCGCCAAGCGGCGGCTGGCGGCCGCCACCCTCGAGATCGAGCGCTACCCGTTCTGA
- a CDS encoding acetyl-CoA C-acyltransferase — MSGAWILGAVRTPGCKAKKGKLKDVRPDDLAAIAIRALLERTGVEPGRVEDVIMGCAFPEGEQGMNLGRVAAMRAGLPVEVPGQTVNRFCASGLQAIATAAERILAGHADVIVAGGAESMSLVPMGGARFSANPGLVASWPESYAAMGITAELVASRYRVSREDQDAFAAQSHARAAAAQAQRLFAGELVPVDVERVALVDGKLARGRERVEADDGVRADTTPEALARLAPAFKANGSVTAGNASQMTDGAAAVLVVSEAFLARTEVAPLGRFVSYAVRGVPPEVMGIGPVEAIPLALARAGILEEQLGQVELNEAFAAQAITCVRALGLDPARVNPTGGAIALGHPLGCTGAKLTATLLHGLRRTGERYGAVSMCVGGGMGAAAVFERA; from the coding sequence ATGAGTGGAGCCTGGATTCTCGGCGCCGTCCGCACACCCGGCTGCAAGGCGAAGAAGGGGAAGCTGAAGGACGTCCGCCCCGACGACCTCGCGGCCATCGCGATCCGCGCGCTGCTCGAGCGGACCGGGGTCGAGCCGGGGCGCGTCGAGGACGTCATCATGGGCTGCGCGTTCCCCGAGGGCGAGCAGGGCATGAACCTCGGGCGGGTGGCGGCCATGCGCGCCGGCCTGCCGGTGGAGGTGCCGGGGCAGACGGTGAACCGCTTCTGCGCCTCGGGGCTGCAGGCGATCGCGACGGCGGCCGAGCGGATCCTGGCCGGCCACGCCGACGTGATCGTGGCCGGCGGGGCGGAGAGCATGAGCCTCGTGCCCATGGGCGGCGCGAGGTTCAGCGCGAACCCCGGGCTCGTCGCCTCCTGGCCCGAGTCGTACGCCGCGATGGGGATCACGGCCGAGCTCGTCGCGTCACGCTACCGCGTCTCGCGCGAGGACCAGGACGCCTTCGCCGCGCAGAGCCACGCGCGCGCGGCGGCGGCGCAGGCGCAGAGGCTCTTCGCCGGCGAGCTCGTCCCGGTGGACGTGGAGCGGGTCGCGCTCGTCGACGGGAAGCTCGCGCGCGGGCGGGAGCGCGTGGAGGCCGACGACGGGGTGCGGGCCGACACCACGCCGGAGGCGCTCGCGCGGCTCGCGCCGGCGTTCAAGGCGAACGGCAGCGTCACCGCCGGCAACGCCTCCCAGATGACGGACGGGGCGGCCGCGGTCCTCGTGGTCTCGGAGGCGTTCCTCGCCCGGACGGAGGTCGCTCCGCTCGGCCGCTTCGTCTCGTACGCGGTGCGGGGTGTGCCGCCGGAGGTCATGGGGATCGGACCGGTGGAGGCGATCCCGCTGGCGCTCGCGCGCGCCGGGATCCTCGAGGAGCAGCTCGGGCAGGTGGAGCTGAACGAGGCCTTCGCGGCCCAGGCGATCACCTGCGTGCGAGCGCTCGGGCTCGACCCGGCGCGGGTGAACCCGACCGGCGGGGCCATCGCGCTCGGCCACCCGCTCGGCTGCACCGGCGCGAAGCTCACCGCCACGCTGCTGCACGGGCTGCGCAGGACCGGCGAGCGGTACGGAGCGGTGTCGATGTGCGTGGGCGGCGGGATGGGCGCGGCGGCGGTCTTCGAGCGCGCGTAG
- a CDS encoding ACT domain-containing protein → MPRAKELKVRVPSRPGMLGEIATVLGEKLVNVRAVNAWVEGNEGVVRLVVDRTAAAKRALAKRGWAVEEQEILELELPDKPGALGRAATAIGKAGVDITHVFVGTAPARKATLFMGVTDLKTALKAVR, encoded by the coding sequence ATGCCTCGAGCGAAGGAGCTGAAGGTTCGCGTCCCCAGCCGGCCCGGGATGCTGGGCGAGATCGCCACCGTGCTGGGAGAGAAGCTCGTGAACGTGCGCGCGGTGAACGCGTGGGTCGAAGGGAACGAGGGCGTGGTCCGGCTGGTGGTGGATCGGACCGCCGCGGCGAAGCGCGCGCTCGCGAAGCGCGGCTGGGCCGTGGAGGAGCAGGAGATCCTCGAGCTCGAGCTGCCGGACAAGCCGGGCGCGCTCGGCCGCGCGGCCACCGCCATCGGCAAGGCCGGCGTGGACATCACGCACGTGTTCGTCGGCACGGCGCCGGCCCGGAAGGCGACGCTGTTCATGGGCGTGACCGATCTGAAGACCGCCCTCAAGGCGGTGCGGTAG
- the prpR gene encoding propionate catabolism operon regulatory protein PrpR has protein sequence MAIDADRRPIVWAFSTSRLRHVFESVAPLLADVAEVRVFDKGFEEALQVSRALVEAGEEVDAFVAAGSNGAYLRDHASVPVVVVMASTLDALQALVQARKLSNRIAVVNFRRVVAGLEQGIGLMEDTTIVQRPYVTPEDAKAHVADLAAQGFGVVVGPGPVCDLAERAGLPSVLLYGQDSLSEAIRHAAEVAHIARAAEAKRLDVERVLRHLDVGVVAVDGEERIQTVNPALQRLLGVTAPELTGRRLSAVAPELSLARVLETGTPELDVVQRLGSRTLVVSRVPLREGGAQRGALLTCQDAAVIQRLERGLRTEHRPPRFVARFDLGGLVGASPAIAGVRALAERYARTDATVLITGESGTGKEMVAQGIHRASRRRDRPFVAVNCAAFPETLLEAELFGHEEGAFTGARRGGRPGLFEAAHTGTLFLDEIGDVPTTLQTRLLRVLQERQVLRLGSNHPTPVDVRVVAATHRDLRAATARGEFREDLFYRLNILPLHVPPLRERGEDVQAIAAELLKRALLRHGEPDAHPRALALVLPRLAGYAWPGNVRELENVLERVAALFVDRGPRARIPEEELRAAIPELLARPGATPAAPAAPRADLRAARREQERAHVERVLAECGGNQAEAARLLGIGRTTLYRKLGRVR, from the coding sequence ATGGCCATCGACGCGGACCGCCGCCCGATCGTGTGGGCCTTCAGCACGAGCCGGCTGCGGCACGTCTTCGAGAGCGTCGCGCCGCTCCTCGCCGACGTCGCCGAGGTGCGGGTCTTCGACAAGGGCTTCGAGGAGGCGCTCCAGGTGTCGCGCGCGCTCGTCGAGGCCGGCGAGGAGGTGGACGCGTTCGTCGCCGCCGGCTCGAACGGCGCGTACCTGCGCGATCACGCGAGCGTCCCGGTGGTGGTGGTGATGGCCTCCACCCTGGACGCGCTCCAGGCGCTGGTCCAGGCGCGCAAGCTGTCGAACCGGATCGCGGTGGTGAACTTCCGGCGGGTGGTCGCGGGGCTCGAGCAGGGCATCGGGCTCATGGAGGACACCACCATCGTGCAGCGACCGTACGTGACGCCGGAGGACGCGAAGGCCCACGTGGCCGACCTCGCCGCCCAGGGGTTCGGGGTCGTCGTCGGTCCCGGCCCGGTGTGCGACCTCGCGGAGCGCGCGGGCCTCCCGTCGGTGCTCCTGTACGGGCAGGACTCCCTCTCGGAGGCGATCCGCCACGCCGCGGAGGTGGCGCACATCGCGCGCGCGGCCGAGGCGAAGCGGCTGGACGTCGAGCGCGTCCTCCGCCACCTGGACGTGGGGGTGGTCGCGGTGGACGGCGAGGAGCGGATCCAGACGGTGAACCCCGCGCTGCAACGGCTGCTCGGCGTCACCGCCCCGGAGCTCACCGGACGCCGCCTGTCCGCGGTCGCCCCCGAGCTCTCCCTCGCGCGGGTGCTCGAGACGGGCACGCCCGAGCTCGACGTGGTGCAGCGGCTCGGCAGCCGGACGCTGGTGGTCAGCCGGGTGCCGCTGCGCGAGGGGGGAGCGCAGCGCGGCGCCCTGCTCACCTGCCAGGACGCCGCGGTCATCCAGCGGCTCGAGCGCGGGCTCCGCACCGAGCACCGCCCTCCCCGCTTCGTCGCCCGGTTCGACCTCGGCGGCCTCGTCGGCGCGTCCCCGGCGATCGCCGGCGTGCGCGCGCTCGCCGAGCGGTACGCGCGCACCGACGCGACCGTGCTCATCACCGGCGAGAGCGGGACCGGCAAGGAGATGGTGGCGCAGGGCATCCACCGCGCGAGCCGCCGGCGCGACCGGCCGTTCGTGGCGGTGAACTGCGCGGCGTTCCCGGAGACGCTCCTCGAGGCCGAGCTGTTCGGCCACGAGGAGGGCGCCTTCACCGGCGCGAGGCGCGGCGGGCGCCCCGGCCTCTTCGAGGCGGCGCACACCGGCACCCTGTTCCTCGACGAGATCGGGGACGTCCCGACCACCCTCCAGACCCGGCTCCTTCGCGTGCTGCAGGAGCGGCAGGTGCTGCGCCTCGGCAGCAACCACCCCACCCCCGTGGACGTCCGCGTGGTGGCCGCCACGCACCGCGACCTGAGGGCGGCCACCGCGCGCGGCGAGTTCCGCGAGGACCTGTTCTACCGGCTGAACATCCTGCCGCTGCACGTCCCTCCGCTCCGCGAGCGCGGCGAGGACGTCCAGGCCATCGCCGCCGAGCTCCTGAAGCGCGCGCTCCTCCGCCACGGGGAGCCGGACGCGCACCCGCGCGCGCTCGCGCTCGTCCTGCCGCGGCTCGCCGGCTACGCCTGGCCCGGGAACGTCCGCGAGCTCGAGAACGTGCTCGAGCGGGTGGCGGCGCTGTTCGTCGATCGGGGACCGCGCGCTCGCATCCCGGAGGAGGAGCTGCGCGCCGCGATCCCCGAGCTCCTCGCCCGGCCGGGCGCGACGCCGGCGGCGCCCGCCGCGCCGCGGGCGGATCTGCGCGCGGCGCGGCGCGAGCAGGAGCGCGCGCACGTCGAGCGCGTCCTCGCCGAGTGTGGCGGGAACCAGGCGGAGGCGGCCCGCCTCCTCGGCATCGGCCGCACGACCCTGTACAGGAAGCTCGGGCGCGTGCGCTGA